A DNA window from Roseovarius sp. Pro17 contains the following coding sequences:
- the rplA gene encoding 50S ribosomal protein L1, which yields MAKLGKRTRAAREAFEGKRDLSVEDAVALVKGNAKAKFDETIEIAVNLGVDPRHADQMVRGVVGLPNGTGKTVRVAVFARGAKAEEAEAAGADIVGAEDLMEIVQGGKIDFDRCIATPDMMPVVGRLGKVLGPRNLMPNPKIGTVTMDVAQAVKDAKGGQVQFKAEKAGVVHAGVGKASFDQEKLVENVRAFINAVQKAKPAGAKGSYMKRISLTSTMGPGVTIAVADGATE from the coding sequence ATGGCAAAACTTGGAAAACGCACCCGCGCCGCCCGTGAAGCTTTTGAGGGCAAGAGAGATCTGAGCGTCGAAGACGCCGTCGCTCTGGTCAAGGGCAACGCCAAGGCGAAATTCGATGAGACCATCGAGATCGCCGTCAATCTTGGCGTCGATCCGCGTCACGCTGACCAGATGGTCCGCGGCGTCGTCGGCCTGCCCAACGGCACCGGCAAGACGGTTCGCGTCGCTGTATTTGCCCGCGGCGCCAAAGCCGAAGAGGCCGAGGCCGCTGGGGCCGACATCGTTGGTGCCGAGGACCTGATGGAGATCGTTCAGGGCGGCAAGATCGACTTTGATCGCTGCATTGCCACGCCCGACATGATGCCCGTCGTGGGACGTCTGGGCAAGGTGCTGGGCCCGCGCAACCTGATGCCGAACCCCAAGATTGGCACGGTGACGATGGACGTCGCTCAGGCCGTCAAGGACGCCAAGGGTGGTCAGGTCCAGTTCAAGGCCGAAAAGGCCGGTGTGGTCCATGCAGGTGTCGGCAAGGCGTCGTTCGATCAGGAAAAGCTGGTCGAGAACGTGCGCGCCTTTATCAATGCCGTGCAGAAGGCCAAGCCGGCTGGTGCCAAAGGCTCTTACATGAAGCGCATCTCGCTGACCTCGACCATGGGTCCGGGCGTGACGATCGCCGTGGCTGATGGCGCGACCGAGTAA
- the rplL gene encoding 50S ribosomal protein L7/L12 → MADLKKMAESIVGLTLLEAQELKTILKDEYGIEPAAGGAVMMAGPAGGGGEAAEEQTEFDVILKSAGASKINVIKEVRAITGLGLKEAKELVEAGGKAVKEQVSKDEADEVKAKLEAAGAEVEVK, encoded by the coding sequence ATGGCTGATCTGAAAAAAATGGCAGAGTCGATCGTTGGTCTGACGCTGCTCGAAGCACAAGAACTGAAAACCATCCTGAAGGACGAGTACGGCATCGAGCCCGCAGCAGGCGGCGCAGTGATGATGGCCGGTCCCGCAGGCGGCGGCGGCGAGGCTGCAGAAGAGCAGACCGAATTCGACGTCATCCTGAAGTCGGCTGGCGCCTCCAAGATCAACGTGATCAAGGAAGTCCGCGCGATCACCGGTCTTGGCCTGAAAGAAGCCAAAGAGCTGGTCGAAGCGGGCGGCAAAGCCGTCAAAGAGCAAGTCTCGAAGGACGAAGCCGACGAAGTCAAAGCCAAGCTGGAAGCAGCTGGCGCCGAAGTCGAAGTCAAGTAA
- the rplJ gene encoding 50S ribosomal protein L10, whose product MDRAQKEKVVDELGQIFESSGVVVVAHYAGLTVAEMQDLRARARAADASVRVAKNKLAKIALDGKPCASIAGFLTGMTVLTYSEDPVAAAKVAEGFAKDNKKFEILGGAMGENALDRAGVEAVSKMPSRDELIAQIASCIGAPASNIAGAIGAPASNIASILTTIEEKAEAA is encoded by the coding sequence GTGGATAGAGCCCAGAAAGAGAAAGTGGTCGACGAACTCGGCCAGATCTTCGAAAGCTCTGGCGTCGTCGTGGTAGCCCACTACGCCGGTCTGACAGTTGCGGAAATGCAGGATCTGAGGGCGCGCGCACGTGCGGCCGATGCATCCGTGCGCGTTGCCAAGAACAAGCTCGCCAAGATCGCCCTCGACGGCAAGCCCTGCGCATCTATTGCAGGCTTCCTGACGGGCATGACTGTTCTGACCTATTCCGAGGATCCCGTGGCAGCCGCCAAGGTAGCCGAGGGTTTCGCCAAGGATAACAAGAAGTTTGAGATCCTCGGCGGCGCAATGGGTGAGAATGCTCTGGACCGTGCCGGCGTCGAAGCCGTGTCGAAGATGCCCTCGCGCGACGAGCTTATCGCTCAGATCGCAAGCTGCATCGGCGCACCAGCCTCGAATATTGCCGGTGCAATTGGCGCACCTGCTTCGAACATCGCGAGCATCCTTACGACTATCGAGGAAAAGGCCGAAGCGGCCTGA
- the rpoC gene encoding DNA-directed RNA polymerase subunit beta', which yields MNQELTNNPFNPVAPTQTFDEIRVSLASPERILSWSYGEIKKPETINYRTFKPERDGLFCARIFGPIKDYECLCGKYKRMKYRGVVCEKCGVEVTLQKVRRERMGHIELAAPCAHIWFLKSLPSRIGLMLDMTLRDLERVLYFENYVVIEPGLTDLTYGQMLSEEEFMDAQDAYGIDAFTANIGAEAIRDMLAQIDLESEAENLRADLAEATGELKPKKIIKRLKVVESFLESGNRPEWMVMTVIPVIPPELRPLVPLDGGRFATSDLNDLYRRVINRNNRLKRLIELRAPDIIVRNEKRMLQESVDALFDNGRRGRVITGANKRPLKSLSDMLKGKQGRFRQNLLGKRVDFSGRSVIVTGPELKLHQCGLPKKMALELFKPFIYSRLEAKGLSSTVKQAKKLVEKERPEVWDILDEVIREHPVMLNRAPTLHRLGIQAFEPILIEGKAIQLHPLVCSAFNADFDGDQMAVHVPLSLEAQLECRVLMMSTNNVLSPANGAPIIVPSQDMILGLYYTTLERAGMKGEGMKFSSIDEVQHALDSGDVHLHARITARIPQIDDEGNQVFERVETTPGRVRLGALLPKNAKAPFSLINRLLRKKEVQQVIDTVYRYCGQKESVIFCDQIMTMGFREAFKAGISFGKDDMVVPENKWDLVGETRDLVKGFEQQYMDGLITQGEKYNKVVDAWSKCNDQVTEAMMSTISASKTDKNGAEAEPNSVYMMAHSGARGSVTQMKQLGGMRGLMAKPNGDIIETPIISNFKEGLTVLEYFNSTHGARKGLSDTALKTANSGYLTRRLVDVAQDCIVREVDCGTSRAITTEAAVNDGEVVSSIGERLLGRVAAEDIVRPGTDEVLVAEGQLIDELTADAVEAAAVQTARIRSPLTCEAEDGVCAMCYGRDLARGTMVNQGEAVGIIAAQSIGEPGTQLTMRTFHIGGVAQGGQQSFLEASQSGKIVFEGEQTLENSSGDTLVMGRNMKLLIIGEGDVELASHKVGYGTKLHVKAGSTVARGEKLFEWDPYTLPIIAEKSGTAKFVDLVTGVALRDETDDATGMTQKIVMDWRAAPKGNELKPEIFIVGEDGEPMRNDAGNPVTYAMSVDAILSIEEGDEVKMGDVVARIPREGAKTKDITGGLPRVAELFEARRPKDHAIIAEIDGYVRYGKDYKNKRRISIESSEDPDHKVEYMVPKGKHIPVAEGDFVQKGDYIMDGNPAPHDILSIMGVEALADYMIDEVQDVYRLQGVRINDKHIEVIVRQMLQKWEIQDSGQTTLLKGEHVDKAEFDAANEKALAKGVRPAQGEPILLGITKASLQTRSFISAASFQETTRVLTEASVQGKRDKLVGLKENVIVGRLIPAGTGGATQEMRKIAATRDNVVIEARREEAEAAAALAAPVIDEADSEAVASETLGE from the coding sequence ATGAACCAGGAACTGACAAACAATCCGTTCAACCCTGTCGCGCCGACGCAGACCTTTGATGAAATCAGAGTGTCGCTGGCGTCGCCGGAGCGTATCCTGTCGTGGTCCTACGGCGAGATCAAGAAGCCCGAGACCATCAACTACCGCACGTTCAAGCCCGAGCGGGACGGCCTGTTCTGCGCGCGCATCTTTGGCCCGATCAAAGACTACGAATGCCTGTGCGGCAAATACAAGCGCATGAAGTATCGCGGCGTCGTCTGCGAGAAATGCGGCGTTGAAGTCACGCTGCAAAAGGTCCGCCGCGAGCGGATGGGCCATATCGAGCTGGCTGCGCCCTGCGCACATATCTGGTTCCTGAAATCGCTGCCGTCGCGCATCGGTCTTATGCTGGACATGACGCTGCGCGATCTGGAGCGGGTTCTCTATTTTGAAAACTACGTCGTGATCGAGCCGGGCCTGACTGACCTGACTTACGGCCAGATGCTGTCCGAAGAGGAATTTATGGACGCGCAGGATGCCTATGGCATCGACGCCTTCACCGCCAATATCGGTGCCGAGGCGATCCGCGACATGCTGGCCCAGATCGACCTCGAGTCCGAGGCCGAGAACCTGCGCGCCGATCTGGCCGAGGCGACTGGTGAGCTGAAGCCTAAGAAGATCATCAAGCGCCTGAAAGTGGTCGAGTCGTTCCTGGAATCCGGCAACCGTCCCGAGTGGATGGTTATGACCGTTATTCCGGTCATCCCGCCTGAGCTGCGCCCGCTGGTGCCGCTGGACGGCGGACGTTTCGCGACGTCCGACCTGAACGATCTTTATCGCCGGGTTATCAACCGGAACAACCGCCTCAAGCGTCTGATCGAACTGCGCGCGCCTGATATCATCGTGCGTAACGAAAAGCGGATGTTGCAGGAATCCGTTGATGCTCTGTTCGACAACGGCCGCCGTGGCCGCGTCATCACCGGTGCCAACAAGCGTCCGCTGAAATCACTCAGCGACATGCTGAAAGGCAAGCAGGGCCGCTTCCGCCAGAACCTTCTGGGCAAGCGCGTCGATTTCTCGGGCCGCTCGGTTATTGTGACTGGCCCGGAACTGAAACTGCATCAATGCGGTCTGCCGAAGAAGATGGCGCTGGAGCTGTTCAAGCCGTTTATCTACTCGCGGCTTGAGGCCAAGGGGCTTAGCTCCACCGTCAAGCAGGCCAAGAAGCTGGTTGAAAAAGAGCGTCCCGAGGTCTGGGACATTCTGGATGAGGTGATCCGCGAGCATCCCGTGATGCTGAACCGGGCACCGACGCTGCACCGCTTGGGCATTCAGGCGTTCGAGCCGATCCTGATCGAGGGCAAGGCGATCCAGCTGCACCCGCTGGTCTGCTCGGCCTTCAATGCCGACTTTGACGGCGACCAGATGGCGGTTCACGTGCCGTTGTCACTCGAGGCGCAGCTGGAATGCCGCGTTCTGATGATGTCGACGAATAACGTTCTGTCGCCCGCCAACGGCGCGCCGATCATTGTGCCGTCGCAGGACATGATCCTTGGCCTTTACTACACCACGCTGGAGCGTGCGGGTATGAAGGGCGAAGGCATGAAGTTTTCGTCGATCGACGAGGTCCAGCACGCGCTGGACAGCGGCGATGTACATCTGCATGCGCGCATCACCGCGCGCATTCCGCAGATCGACGACGAGGGCAATCAGGTCTTCGAGCGGGTCGAAACAACGCCGGGCCGTGTGCGCCTCGGAGCGCTTCTGCCCAAGAACGCCAAGGCTCCTTTCAGCCTGATCAACCGCCTTCTGCGCAAGAAGGAAGTGCAGCAGGTCATCGACACCGTCTACCGCTATTGCGGTCAGAAGGAATCGGTCATCTTCTGCGATCAGATCATGACGATGGGCTTCCGCGAGGCGTTCAAGGCGGGCATTTCGTTTGGCAAGGACGACATGGTCGTTCCCGAAAACAAGTGGGATCTGGTTGGCGAGACCCGCGATCTGGTCAAAGGCTTTGAGCAGCAATATATGGACGGCCTGATCACTCAGGGCGAAAAGTATAACAAGGTGGTCGATGCTTGGTCGAAATGTAACGATCAGGTCACCGAAGCGATGATGAGCACCATCTCGGCCAGCAAGACCGACAAGAATGGCGCCGAAGCGGAGCCGAACTCGGTCTACATGATGGCCCACTCGGGTGCGCGTGGCTCGGTCACGCAGATGAAACAGCTGGGCGGTATGCGTGGCCTGATGGCCAAGCCGAACGGCGACATCATCGAGACGCCGATCATCTCGAACTTCAAGGAAGGTCTGACCGTTCTTGAATACTTCAACTCGACGCACGGCGCCCGTAAGGGTCTGTCTGATACCGCGCTCAAGACGGCGAACTCGGGCTACCTGACCCGCCGCCTTGTGGACGTGGCGCAGGACTGTATCGTGCGCGAGGTCGATTGCGGCACCAGCCGTGCGATCACCACAGAGGCCGCTGTCAATGATGGTGAGGTCGTCTCGTCCATTGGCGAGCGTCTGTTGGGTCGTGTTGCTGCCGAGGACATCGTGCGCCCCGGCACCGACGAGGTGCTTGTCGCCGAAGGCCAGCTGATCGACGAACTGACAGCAGACGCTGTCGAGGCGGCGGCAGTGCAGACTGCGCGCATCCGTAGCCCGCTGACCTGCGAGGCCGAGGATGGCGTCTGCGCCATGTGCTATGGGCGTGACCTTGCCCGCGGCACAATGGTGAACCAGGGCGAGGCTGTCGGCATCATCGCCGCGCAGTCCATCGGTGAGCCCGGTACGCAGCTGACGATGCGGACCTTCCACATCGGCGGCGTTGCGCAGGGTGGTCAGCAGTCCTTCCTCGAGGCTAGCCAGAGCGGCAAGATCGTGTTCGAGGGCGAGCAAACGCTCGAGAATTCCTCGGGCGACACGCTGGTCATGGGCCGTAACATGAAGTTGCTCATCATCGGTGAGGGCGACGTCGAATTGGCCAGCCACAAGGTCGGCTATGGCACCAAGCTGCACGTCAAGGCGGGTAGCACGGTCGCGCGCGGCGAAAAGCTGTTCGAGTGGGACCCCTACACCCTGCCAATCATCGCCGAAAAATCCGGTACGGCCAAGTTTGTCGACCTCGTGACGGGCGTTGCCCTGCGCGACGAGACGGACGATGCCACCGGCATGACGCAAAAGATCGTGATGGACTGGCGCGCGGCCCCCAAGGGCAACGAGCTGAAGCCAGAGATCTTTATCGTCGGCGAGGATGGCGAGCCTATGCGCAACGATGCTGGCAACCCCGTCACGTATGCGATGTCGGTGGATGCAATCCTCAGCATCGAAGAAGGCGACGAGGTCAAGATGGGCGATGTGGTCGCGCGTATTCCACGCGAGGGCGCCAAGACCAAGGACATCACCGGTGGTCTGCCGCGTGTGGCCGAACTCTTTGAGGCGCGTCGCCCCAAGGATCACGCCATTATTGCGGAAATCGACGGCTATGTCCGCTACGGCAAGGACTACAAAAACAAGCGCCGTATTTCGATCGAGTCCTCCGAGGATCCGGATCACAAGGTCGAATACATGGTGCCCAAGGGCAAGCACATCCCGGTCGCGGAAGGTGATTTTGTCCAGAAGGGCGACTACATCATGGACGGCAATCCCGCGCCGCATGACATCCTGAGCATCATGGGTGTCGAAGCGCTGGCCGATTACATGATCGACGAAGTGCAGGACGTCTATCGCCTGCAAGGTGTGCGGATCAACGACAAGCATATCGAAGTCATCGTGCGCCAGATGCTGCAAAAGTGGGAGATCCAGGACTCTGGTCAGACAACCCTGCTGAAAGGCGAGCATGTGGACAAGGCCGAGTTCGACGCCGCCAACGAAAAGGCGCTGGCCAAGGGCGTGCGTCCTGCTCAGGGCGAACCGATCCTCTTGGGCATCACCAAGGCAAGCTTGCAAACGCGCAGCTTTATCTCGGCGGCGTCCTTCCAAGAGACAACGCGCGTCCTGACCGAAGCGTCGGTTCAGGGCAAGCGGGACAAGCTGGTCGGTCTCAAGGAGAACGTCATCGTGGGTCGCCTGATCCCGGCAGGCACCGGTGGCGCGACCCAAGAGATGCGCAAGATCGCAGCGACTCGCGATAACGTCGTGATCGAAGCACGCCGCGAGGAGGCCGAAGCGGCCGCCGCATTGGCTGCCCCGGTCATCGACGAAGCAGACAGCGAGGCAGTCGCTTCCGAGACCTTGGGCGAGTAA
- the rpoB gene encoding DNA-directed RNA polymerase subunit beta → MAQSYLGQKRLRKYFGKIREVLEMPNLIEVQKSSYDLFLRSGEQSVPTDGEGIKGVFQSVFPISDFNETSVIEFVSYDLEKPKYDVEECMQRDMTYSAPLKVTLRLIVFDIDEDTGAKSVKDIKEQDVFMGDMPLMTPNGTFVVNGTERVIVSQMHRSPGVFFDHDKGKTHSSGKLLFACRIIPYRGSWLDFEFDAKDIVFARIDRRRKLPVTTLLYSMGLDQEGIMDAYYDTIQFKLKKGKGWVTKFFPERVRGTRPTYDLVDAKTGEVIAEAGKKVTPRAVKQLIDEGNVTNLLVPFEHIVGKFAAKDIINEETGAIYVEAGDELTLEYDKAGEITGGTLQDLLDAGVTDIPVLDIDNINVGPYIRNTMAADKNRSRETALMDIYRVMRPGEPPTEEAASALFDTLFFDSERYDLSAVGRVKMNMRLDLDADDSQRTLRREDIVACIKALVELRDGKGDIDDIDHLGNRRVRSVGELMENQYRVGLLRMERAIKERMSSVEIDTVMPQDLINAKPAAAAVREFFGSSQLSQFMDQTNPLSEVTHKRRLSALGPGGLTRERAGFEVRDVHPTHYGRMCPIETPEGPNIGLINSLATFARVNKYGFIETPYRKVVDGQVTDDVQYMSATEEQRHTIAQANANLDEKGRFVNDLVSTRQSGDYMLAPNEQVDLIDVSPKQLVSVAASLIPFLENDDANRALMGSNMMRQALPLIKAEAPLVGTGIEGVVARDSGAAIMAKRAGIIDQVDAQRIVVRATADMEPGDPGVDIYRLRKFQRSNQNSCINQRPLVKVGDTVGKHEVIADGPATDMGELAVGRNVIVAFMPWNGYNYEDSILISERISRDDVFTSIHIEEFEVAARDTKLGPEEITRDIPNVGEEALRNLDEAGIVYIGADVEPGDILVGKITPKGESPMTPEEKLLRAIFGEKASDVRDTSLRVKPGDFGTVVEVRVFNRHGVEKDERALQIEREEVERLARDRDDELAILDRNIYSRLGDMILGKTAVKGPKGVKSNSEINEELLSTLTKGQWWQLALKEEADAQIMEALNAQYEAQKHALDARFEDKVEKVRRGDDLPPGVMKMVKVFIAVKRKLQPGDKMAGRHGNKGVISKVVPMEDMPFLADGTPVDFCLNPLGVPSRMNVGQILETHMGWAARGFGIKIDDALQGYRRNGDLTPVREAMHLAYGDDVFEEGIKGMDEAQLVEAAGNVTGGVPIATPVFDGAKEQDVNDALSRAGFDTSGQSILFDGRTGEQFARPVTVGMKYLLKLHHLVDDKIHARSTGPYSLVTQQPLGGKAQFGGQRFGEMEVWALEAYGAAYTLQEMLTVKSDDVAGRTKVYESIVKGEDSFEAGVPESFNVLVKEVRGLGLNMELLDSEGEE, encoded by the coding sequence ATGGCTCAATCCTACCTTGGCCAGAAGCGTTTGCGCAAATACTTCGGTAAAATCCGCGAAGTCCTCGAAATGCCGAACCTCATCGAGGTTCAGAAATCCTCGTATGACCTGTTCCTGCGCTCCGGCGAGCAATCCGTTCCGACGGATGGCGAGGGGATCAAAGGCGTGTTCCAGTCGGTTTTCCCGATCTCGGACTTTAACGAGACCTCCGTCATCGAGTTCGTTAGCTACGATCTGGAAAAGCCGAAATACGACGTCGAAGAATGCATGCAGCGTGACATGACCTACAGCGCCCCGCTGAAGGTCACCTTGCGCCTGATCGTGTTTGATATCGACGAGGATACCGGCGCGAAATCGGTCAAGGATATCAAGGAACAGGACGTATTCATGGGCGACATGCCTTTGATGACGCCCAACGGCACATTCGTCGTCAACGGCACGGAGCGGGTCATCGTTTCCCAGATGCACCGTAGCCCCGGCGTGTTTTTTGATCATGACAAGGGCAAGACGCACAGCTCGGGCAAGCTGCTGTTCGCCTGCCGCATCATCCCTTATCGTGGCTCGTGGTTGGACTTTGAATTCGACGCCAAGGACATCGTGTTCGCGCGCATCGACCGTCGCCGCAAGCTGCCTGTGACCACCCTTCTTTATTCCATGGGGCTGGACCAGGAAGGCATCATGGATGCCTATTATGATACCATCCAGTTCAAGCTGAAGAAGGGTAAGGGCTGGGTCACCAAGTTCTTCCCCGAGCGTGTGCGTGGCACCCGTCCGACCTATGATCTGGTCGACGCCAAGACTGGCGAAGTCATCGCCGAGGCTGGCAAGAAGGTGACGCCTCGCGCCGTCAAACAGCTGATCGACGAGGGCAACGTGACCAATCTGCTGGTCCCGTTCGAACATATCGTCGGCAAATTCGCTGCCAAGGATATCATTAACGAAGAAACCGGCGCGATCTATGTCGAAGCGGGCGACGAACTGACGCTTGAGTATGACAAGGCGGGTGAAATTACCGGCGGCACGCTTCAGGATCTGCTGGATGCGGGCGTCACCGACATCCCGGTTCTGGACATCGACAACATCAATGTAGGCCCCTACATCCGCAACACGATGGCTGCGGACAAGAACCGCAGCCGCGAAACCGCGCTGATGGACATCTACCGCGTCATGCGCCCCGGCGAGCCGCCCACCGAAGAGGCCGCATCGGCCCTGTTCGACACGCTGTTCTTTGACAGCGAGCGATATGACCTCAGCGCCGTTGGCCGGGTCAAGATGAACATGCGTCTGGACCTCGATGCCGACGACAGCCAGCGTACGCTGCGCCGCGAAGATATCGTCGCCTGCATCAAGGCGCTGGTCGAATTGCGTGATGGCAAGGGCGATATCGACGATATCGACCATCTCGGCAACCGGCGCGTTCGCTCGGTTGGTGAACTGATGGAAAACCAGTATCGTGTTGGCCTGCTGCGTATGGAGCGTGCGATCAAAGAGCGGATGAGCAGTGTCGAGATCGACACCGTAATGCCACAGGATTTGATCAACGCGAAACCTGCCGCTGCTGCCGTGCGCGAATTCTTTGGCTCCAGCCAACTGTCGCAGTTCATGGACCAGACCAACCCACTGTCCGAAGTGACGCACAAGCGTCGCCTCTCGGCGCTTGGACCGGGCGGTTTGACACGCGAGCGTGCAGGCTTTGAGGTGCGCGACGTGCACCCCACTCACTATGGTCGCATGTGTCCAATTGAAACGCCCGAAGGGCCGAACATTGGTCTGATCAACAGCCTCGCGACTTTTGCGCGGGTGAATAAATACGGCTTTATCGAAACGCCCTATCGCAAGGTCGTCGATGGACAGGTCACCGATGACGTGCAATACATGTCCGCGACCGAAGAGCAGCGTCATACCATCGCTCAGGCGAACGCGAATCTGGATGAGAAGGGCCGTTTCGTGAACGATCTGGTCAGCACGCGCCAGTCCGGCGACTACATGCTGGCCCCGAACGAGCAGGTCGATCTGATCGACGTGTCGCCCAAGCAGTTGGTCTCGGTCGCCGCATCGCTCATTCCGTTCCTTGAAAACGATGACGCGAACCGTGCTCTGATGGGCTCGAACATGATGCGTCAGGCTCTGCCGCTGATCAAGGCCGAGGCGCCGCTGGTCGGCACCGGTATTGAGGGCGTCGTCGCCCGCGATTCTGGTGCTGCTATCATGGCGAAACGGGCTGGCATCATCGACCAGGTCGACGCCCAGCGTATCGTTGTGCGCGCCACGGCGGATATGGAACCGGGCGATCCCGGCGTTGATATCTACCGCCTGCGCAAGTTCCAGCGTTCGAACCAGAACAGCTGCATCAACCAGCGTCCGCTGGTCAAGGTGGGCGACACCGTCGGCAAGCATGAGGTCATCGCCGATGGCCCCGCGACCGACATGGGCGAACTGGCCGTTGGCCGGAATGTCATCGTCGCCTTCATGCCGTGGAATGGCTACAACTATGAGGACTCGATCCTGATTTCCGAGCGGATCAGCCGCGATGACGTCTTTACCTCGATCCATATCGAGGAATTCGAGGTCGCCGCGCGTGATACCAAGCTGGGGCCAGAGGAAATCACCCGCGATATTCCCAACGTGGGAGAAGAGGCGCTTCGCAACCTCGACGAGGCCGGGATCGTCTATATCGGCGCCGACGTGGAGCCGGGCGATATCCTTGTGGGCAAGATCACCCCCAAGGGCGAGTCGCCCATGACGCCTGAGGAAAAACTGCTGCGCGCGATCTTTGGCGAAAAAGCCAGCGATGTGCGTGACACGTCCTTGCGGGTCAAGCCGGGTGATTTCGGCACGGTTGTCGAAGTGCGCGTCTTTAACCGCCACGGCGTGGAAAAAGACGAGCGTGCGCTGCAGATCGAGCGTGAAGAGGTCGAGCGCCTTGCACGTGACCGCGACGACGAGCTGGCGATCCTGGATCGCAACATCTATTCCCGTCTGGGCGACATGATCCTTGGAAAAACGGCTGTCAAGGGTCCCAAGGGTGTCAAGTCGAACTCCGAGATCAACGAGGAACTGCTGAGCACGCTGACCAAAGGTCAGTGGTGGCAGCTGGCGCTGAAGGAAGAGGCCGACGCGCAGATCATGGAGGCGCTCAACGCGCAATACGAGGCGCAGAAACATGCCCTCGATGCGCGCTTTGAGGACAAGGTCGAAAAGGTTCGCCGCGGCGACGATCTGCCCCCCGGCGTGATGAAGATGGTCAAAGTCTTCATCGCGGTAAAGCGCAAGCTGCAGCCCGGTGACAAGATGGCCGGTCGTCACGGCAACAAAGGCGTGATTTCCAAGGTGGTCCCGATGGAGGATATGCCATTCCTCGCGGATGGCACGCCAGTCGATTTCTGCCTTAATCCGCTGGGCGTTCCCAGCCGGATGAACGTCGGTCAGATCCTTGAGACGCATATGGGCTGGGCCGCACGCGGCTTTGGCATCAAAATCGACGACGCGCTTCAGGGCTATCGCCGCAATGGCGATCTGACCCCGGTGCGCGAGGCAATGCATCTGGCCTATGGCGATGATGTCTTTGAAGAAGGCATCAAGGGCATGGACGAGGCGCAGCTGGTCGAGGCTGCTGGCAACGTGACGGGCGGTGTTCCGATCGCGACGCCGGTCTTTGACGGTGCCAAGGAGCAGGACGTGAACGACGCGCTTAGCCGTGCAGGGTTCGACACGTCGGGCCAGTCGATCCTGTTTGACGGCCGCACGGGCGAGCAGTTTGCACGTCCCGTCACGGTCGGCATGAAGTACCTGCTGAAGCTGCATCACCTTGTCGACGACAAGATCCACGCACGCTCGACCGGGCCATACAGCCTCGTTACCCAGCAGCCGCTGGGCGGCAAGGCACAGTTCGGCGGACAGCGTTTCGGCGAGATGGAGGTCTGGGCGCTGGAAGCGTACGGCGCAGCCTACACCTTGCAAGAGATGCTGACGGTCAAGTCGGACGATGTCGCAGGCCGCACCAAGGTCTACGAGAGCATCGTCAAGGGCGAGGACAGCTTCGAGGCCGGTGTGCCGGAGTCGTTCAACGTGCTGGTCAAGGAGGTCCGGGGTCTGGGCCTCAACATGGAACTCCTGGATTCGGAGGGGGAAGAATAG
- a CDS encoding DMT family transporter: MKFSDNTIGALLMMVAMAAYTANDTLMKSLSGELPLFQVIFLRGCLTSVAVAVIAWRMGAFSKRVSRQDSGAICLRVLGEITGTYFFLTALYHMPLANVTAILQSLPLAITLVAALVLRERVGWRRMGAVLAGFVGILLIVRPGSEGFNIYALYGLAAVVCVTVRDLATRRLSRETSSMLVTFATSVSVMVVFGLASLGGEWVPLSGANWGVVLGAAALIVVGYLTSIMVVRVGEISFTAPFRYTAILWALVLGWLVFGDWPQPIVLVGAGIVVASGVFTLYREARLGRQKRPAPVLRPR; this comes from the coding sequence ATGAAGTTTTCCGACAATACGATTGGCGCATTGCTGATGATGGTCGCGATGGCGGCTTACACAGCGAACGATACGCTGATGAAGTCCCTGTCGGGTGAGCTGCCGCTTTTTCAGGTGATCTTTCTGCGCGGGTGCCTGACCAGTGTTGCGGTCGCGGTGATCGCGTGGCGCATGGGCGCGTTTTCCAAGCGGGTGTCGCGGCAGGATTCGGGGGCGATATGTCTACGCGTCCTTGGCGAGATAACCGGCACCTACTTTTTTTTGACTGCGCTATATCACATGCCGTTGGCCAATGTGACTGCAATCCTGCAATCGCTGCCGTTGGCGATCACCCTGGTCGCCGCGCTGGTGCTGCGCGAGCGGGTTGGGTGGCGCCGCATGGGGGCGGTTCTAGCTGGATTTGTTGGGATATTGTTGATCGTGCGCCCGGGGTCAGAAGGGTTTAACATCTATGCGCTGTACGGTCTGGCCGCCGTCGTCTGCGTCACAGTGCGGGACTTGGCGACGCGCAGGCTGAGCCGCGAAACGTCGTCGATGCTGGTTACATTCGCGACATCGGTTTCGGTGATGGTGGTTTTTGGCCTCGCCAGTCTGGGGGGCGAGTGGGTGCCGCTGAGTGGCGCAAATTGGGGCGTCGTCCTCGGGGCGGCGGCGCTGATCGTGGTGGGTTATCTCACGTCGATCATGGTGGTGCGCGTGGGCGAGATCAGCTTTACCGCGCCGTTCCGCTACACCGCGATCCTTTGGGCACTGGTGCTGGGATGGCTGGTGTTCGGCGACTGGCCTCAGCCAATTGTGCTGGTGGGGGCCGGGATCGTCGTCGCGAGCGGGGTATTCACCCTCTACCGCGAGGCGCGTCTAGGGCGGCAAAAACGGCCCGCGCCTGTTCTTCGTCCACGTTAA